In one Oscillatoria salina IIICB1 genomic region, the following are encoded:
- a CDS encoding 3'(2'),5'-bisphosphate nucleotidase CysQ family protein codes for MKVLGINYFEQLEEMVAIARKVGWEAGEILRSYYRGKANEGDLEVEEKKDGPVTAADIAANHYILEHLQAAFSEEHFGYLSEETYKAGGSKPVPGDWVWIVDPLDGTRDFIEKTGEYAVHIALTYQKRPVLAVVAVPELEKVYFATRGGGSFVETKDGKVEQLRVSDRDRIEDLNLVASRSHRDKRLNEMLARIPFNERNYVGSVGCKISTIVEQRCDVYISLSGKSAPKDWDFAAPELILTEAGGKFTNFEGEPIVYNTGDVNQWGGLMASNGHCHQELYSSATAILAEIDAE; via the coding sequence GTGAAGGTTTTGGGTATTAATTATTTTGAGCAGTTAGAAGAAATGGTGGCGATCGCGCGTAAAGTGGGTTGGGAAGCGGGCGAAATTCTGCGATCGTATTATCGCGGTAAAGCGAATGAGGGCGATTTGGAGGTTGAGGAAAAAAAGGATGGTCCGGTTACGGCTGCTGATATCGCCGCTAATCACTATATTCTCGAACATTTACAGGCTGCTTTTAGTGAGGAACATTTTGGCTATCTGAGTGAGGAAACTTACAAAGCTGGTGGTTCAAAACCTGTTCCTGGTGATTGGGTTTGGATTGTCGATCCTCTCGATGGTACGCGGGATTTTATCGAGAAAACGGGCGAATATGCGGTTCATATTGCTTTAACTTACCAGAAACGCCCGGTTTTGGCTGTGGTTGCCGTCCCGGAACTGGAAAAAGTCTATTTTGCGACGAGAGGTGGCGGTAGTTTTGTGGAAACGAAGGATGGTAAAGTTGAGCAGTTGCGAGTTAGCGATCGCGATCGCATTGAAGATTTGAATTTGGTTGCTAGTCGTTCTCACCGCGACAAACGTTTGAATGAAATGTTAGCACGTATACCGTTTAATGAACGTAATTATGTTGGTAGCGTGGGTTGTAAAATCTCGACGATTGTGGAACAGCGATGTGATGTTTATATCTCGCTTTCGGGCAAATCTGCGCCGAAAGATTGGGATTTTGCCGCGCCTGAGTTGATTTTAACTGAAGCTGGCGGAAAATTTACTAATTTTGAGGGCGAGCCGATTGTTTACAATACTGGTGATGTGAATCAGTGGGGTGGTTTAATGGCTAGTAATGGTCATTGCCATCAAGAACTTTATTCCTCGGCTACGGCAATTTTAGCGGAAATTGATGCTGAGTAG
- a CDS encoding sugar kinase has translation MMKNGLFVGLVTLDILYLTDEFPERNQKVVASNDTIAAGGPATNAAVTFSYFKNQASILGAIGKHPISNLIRADLEACQVNAIDLDKDRVDSPPVSSTISTAFTGDRAVISVNAVKSQADVSAIPADILDDVDVVLIDGHQMIVSEYLAKQAKAKKIPVVVDGGSWKPGFEKVLCWADYAIVSANFFPPGCESQAEVFAYLHSSEITQIALTNGEKPIKYFSEGERGELAVPQITAVDTLGAGDIFHGAFCHYILQTNFIEALSNSAKIAAFACQSWGTRQWMQR, from the coding sequence ATGATGAAAAATGGTTTGTTTGTCGGATTGGTTACTTTAGATATTCTGTATCTAACTGATGAATTTCCTGAAAGAAATCAAAAGGTTGTTGCTTCTAATGACACTATAGCGGCTGGAGGTCCGGCTACTAATGCGGCGGTTACTTTTAGTTATTTTAAAAATCAAGCATCTATCTTGGGAGCGATTGGTAAACATCCGATTAGTAATTTAATTCGAGCTGATTTAGAAGCTTGTCAAGTGAATGCGATCGATCTGGATAAAGATCGCGTGGATTCTCCGCCTGTGTCTTCGACTATTAGTACTGCATTTACTGGCGATCGCGCTGTGATTTCTGTCAATGCGGTTAAATCTCAAGCTGATGTTTCCGCGATTCCCGCAGATATCTTAGATGATGTGGATGTGGTTTTAATCGATGGACATCAAATGATTGTTAGTGAATATTTGGCGAAACAAGCGAAAGCAAAAAAGATTCCGGTTGTTGTGGATGGTGGAAGTTGGAAACCGGGGTTTGAAAAAGTTCTCTGTTGGGCTGATTATGCGATAGTTTCGGCTAATTTTTTCCCTCCTGGTTGTGAATCGCAAGCTGAGGTTTTTGCTTATCTTCATAGTAGTGAAATTACTCAGATTGCTTTAACAAATGGAGAAAAACCGATTAAATATTTCAGTGAAGGTGAAAGGGGAGAATTGGCAGTACCGCAAATTACCGCAGTAGATACTCTCGGCGCTGGGGATATTTTTCACGGTGCTTTTTGCCATTATATTCTCCAAACAAATTTTATTGAGGCGCTGTCAAATTCGGCGAAAATTGCCGCTTTTGCTTGTCAATCTTGGGGAACTCGTCAGTGGATGCAACGATAA
- a CDS encoding class I SAM-dependent methyltransferase, translating to MMPRLRPEQRTKLDDTEDTLFYSVPRLVTHVDDNFIDQLTNLYRERLKPKTRIFDMMSSWVSHLPSEMEFAHVEGHGMNEEELAKNPRLDHYFIQDLNQNPQLPLADADFDAVLNCVSVQYLQYPDAIFSEIQRILKPGGIAIISFSNRMFFNKAIAAWRENTEAGRVKLVKSYFQSVPGFSEPEIIVNQSSIPSFLQMLGVGGTDPFYAAIAQKETNT from the coding sequence ATGATGCCGCGATTACGACCCGAACAGCGTACCAAACTCGACGATACTGAGGATACACTATTTTATTCTGTGCCTCGTTTAGTTACTCATGTAGATGACAATTTTATCGACCAACTGACAAATCTTTATCGAGAGAGACTCAAACCGAAGACACGGATTTTCGATATGATGAGTAGTTGGGTATCTCATCTTCCTTCTGAGATGGAATTCGCCCATGTGGAAGGACACGGAATGAACGAAGAAGAATTGGCGAAAAATCCGCGCCTCGACCATTATTTTATTCAAGATTTGAACCAAAATCCACAATTACCCTTAGCCGATGCAGATTTTGATGCAGTTTTGAACTGCGTTTCAGTACAATATTTGCAATATCCAGATGCGATCTTTAGCGAAATTCAGCGCATTCTCAAACCTGGAGGAATTGCGATTATCAGCTTTTCCAATCGAATGTTTTTCAATAAAGCGATCGCGGCTTGGCGAGAAAACACCGAAGCCGGTAGAGTAAAATTGGTAAAAAGCTATTTTCAGTCAGTTCCCGGATTTAGCGAACCAGAAATCATTGTGAATCAGTCGAGTATTCCGAGTTTCTTGCAAATGCTCGGTGTCGGTGGTACAGATCCATTTTACGCCGCGATCGCCCAGAAAGAAACTAACACTTAA